A portion of the Trachemys scripta elegans isolate TJP31775 chromosome 9, CAS_Tse_1.0, whole genome shotgun sequence genome contains these proteins:
- the TBC1D8B gene encoding TBC1 domain family member 8B isoform X2: MWLKPEEVLLKSALKLWVLERSNRYFVLQRRRGYGEDGGGLAGLLMGTLDAVLDSTSKVAPFRILHQTPDSQVYWSIACGASREEITEHWDWLEHNVMKTLSVFDSNEDVTSFVQGKIRGLIAEEGKGSFIKEEDPEKFREAILKFEKCFGLAEQEKLVTYYSCSYWRGRMPCQGWLYLSTNFLSFYSFLLGAEIKLVISWDEISKLEKTSNVILTESIHVCSRGEDHYFSMFLHINETFLLMEQLANYAVRRLFDKETFESDLVLRDPLQITKRGLENRAHSEQFSAFFRLPKEETLQEVHECFLWVPFCHFNTLGKMCISENYICFASQDGSLCSIIIPLREVIAVEKADPANKGVNISTKGKRAFRFTEVKDFEHLVAKLGIRSGTTSSPHHTASTEVATTSDSDNLVDYYEGQLMAGQKGSSKTVSTEALMTVFHPQDADNLDSKMLKEKMKEQSWNILFVECGRGVSMFRTKKTRDLVLRGIPETLRGELWLLFSGAVNDMATNPGYYTELVEKSLGTCTLATDEIERDLRRSLPEHPAFQSDTGISALRRVLTAYAYRNPKIGYCQAMNILTSVLLLYAKEEEAFWLLVAVCERMLPDYFNRRIIGALVDQAVFEELIRDHLSQLTDHMTDMTFFSSVSLSWFLTLFISVLPIESAVSVVDCFFYDGIKAILQLGLAVLDYNMDKLLTCKDDAEAVTVLNRFFDSVTNKDSPLPQAVQQASNLNDTKSYHPKVDITDLIRESNEKYGDIRYEDVESMRCRNRLYVIQTLEVTTKQNVLRVVSQDVKFSPSDLEELYELFKKEHFLSCYWSTNSPVLRHHDPSLPYLDQYRIDCQQFRVLYHLLSPWAHCANRDSLALWTFRLLDENSDCLINFKEFACALDVMYNGSFTDKLKLLFKLHIPPAFTEVESLSPSKGDDLSKEELIHFSQLNVSSPVDSQEADALKRSPEKGKEKIDIQAYLKQWQDELLKKEENIKDLPRMNQFQFIQFSKTLYNLFHGDPEEELLYWAIATVTSLLLKMEEVGRRLQSPTSPAKSPASAAESSMDSQNAPKKDSASQQTERRNVQSPRRDDHEWSFAFEQILASLLNEPALVRFFEKPLDIKAKVENAKTSQLKARTRV, from the exons GAGCCAGCAGAGAAGAAATAACGGAACACTGGGACTGGTTGGAACACAATGTTATGAAGACCTTATCTGTGTTTGATTCAAATGAAGATGTTACTAGCTTTGTACAGGGAAAGATAAGA gGATTGATTGCTGAAGAAGGGAAAGGTTCTTTCATAAAAGAAGAAGATCCTGAGAAGTTTCGTGAAGCTATTCTGAAGTTTGAGAAGTGCTTTGGATTAGCAGAGCAGGAGAAGTTGGTGACCTATTACTCCTGCAGCTACTGGAGGGGGCGAATgccctgtcagggatggcttTATCTTAGTACCAACTTTCTTAGCTTTTACTCATTTTTGCTGGGAGCAGAAA TAAAACTCGTTATCTCCTGGGATGAAATCTCAAAACTTGAAAAGACCTCCAATGTGATCCTGACAGAGAGTATTCATGTGTGCTCCCGTGGGGAGGATCACTACTTTTCCATGTTTTTGCACATTAATGAAACGTTCCTTCTTATGGAGCAGCTGGCAAACTACGCTGTAAGGAGACTTTTTGACAAGGAGACATTTGAAAGTGACCTAGTCCTCCGTGATCCTCTGCAAATCACCAAGAG AGGCCTGGAGAACCGAGCCCACAGTGAGCAGTTTAGTGCATTCTTCAGGCTACCCAAAGAAGAGACCCTGCAGGAAGTGCATGAATGCTTCTTATGGGTACCTTTCTGCCACTTCAACACGCTGGGAAAAATGTGCATTTCAGAGAACTACATCTGCTTTGCTAGCCAGGATGGCAGTCTCTGCAGCATAATCATTCCCCTAAGAGAG GTCATAGCAGTAGAGAAGGCTGATCCAGCTAACAAAGGAGTCAATATTAGTACCAAAGGAAAAAGAGCTTTTCGTTTCACTGAGGTTAAGGATTTTGAACACCTGGTAGCAAAGCTCGGGATCagaagtggaacaacttcaagtCCACATCACACTGCAAGTACGGAG GTTGCCACTACTTCTGACTCTGACAATCTGGTGGATTATTATGAAGGACAGTTAATGGCAGGTCAGAAAGGCAGCAGCAAGACTGTTAGCACAGAAGCTCTAATGACCGTATTCCACCCTCAGGATGCTGATAATCTTGACTCTAAAATG ttgaaagaaaaaatgaaagagCAGTCCTGGAACATCCTCTTTGTAGAATGTGGACGTGGCGTGAGCATGTTTCGGACAAAGAAGACTCGAGATCTAGTTTTAAGAGGGATCCCAGAGACCTTACGAGGAGAGCTCTGGCTGCTCTTCTCAG GTGCTGTTAATGACATGGCTACAAACCCCGGCTATTAcactgaactggtggaaaagTCCCTAGGAACATGCACTTTGGCTACTGATGAAATTGAACGAGATTTGCGTCGCTCCCTACCTGAGCATCCAGCCTTTCAGAGCGACACTGGTATTTCCGCACTCAGGAGAGTTCTTACAGCCTATGCGTACAGGAATCCCAAGATTGGATACTGTCAG GCAATGAATATTTTGACATCGGTGCTGCTACTTTACGCTAAAGAAGAAGAAGCTTTCTGGCTATTGGTTGCTGTGTGTGAAAGAATGTTACCTGATTATTTCAATCGTCGAATCATTG GGGCCTTGGTGGATCAGGCAGTGTTTGAGGAACTCATCAGGGATCACCTGTCTCAGCTGACGGACCACATGACAGACATGACGTTCTTCTCGTCCGTCTCTCTCTCCTGGTTTCTTACCCTCTTTATCAGCGTGCTGCCCATTGAAAGTGCAGTCAGTGTGGTAGACTGTTTCTTCTACGATGGGATAAAGGCAATCTTGCAGCTGGGTCTGGCGGTACTGGACTACAACATGGACAAGCTGCTGACCTGTAAGGATGATGCAGAGGCAGTGACTGTTCTAAACAG ATTTTTCGACAGCGTCACCAACAAGGACAGTCCGTTGCCTCAAGCTGTGCAGCAGGCTTCAAACTTGAACGATACGAAGAGTTACCACCCCAAAGTCGACATAACCGACCTGATCAGAGAGTCAAACGAA AAATATGGTGATATTCGATACGAGGATGTCGAGAGCATGCGCTGCAGGAACAGGCTGTATGTGATCCAGACCCTAGAAGTTACTACAAAACAGAATGTG ctGCGTGTTGTGTCCCAGGATGTAAAATTCAGTCCTAGTGACCTGGAAGAGCTTTATGAATTATTCAAG AAGGAGCATTTTCTGTCCTGTTACTGGAGTACAAATAGCCCTGTCCTGAGACACCATGACCCCAGTCTGCCATATCTGGACCAGTATCGGATCGACTGCCAGCAGTTCAGGGTCCTCTATCACCTCTTGAGTCCATGGGCACATTGTGCAAACAGGGACTCTCTTGCACTGTGGACGTTCAGATTGCTGGACGAAAACTCCGATTGCCTTATAAACTTCAAAGAATTTGCCTGTGCACTTG ATGTCATGTATAATGGAAGTTTCACTGACAAACTGAAGCTGCTTTTTAAGCTGCACATCCCTCCAG CTTTTACTGAAGTGGAATCTCTAAGCCCTTCCAAAGGTGATGATCTTTCAAAAGAAGAGCTGATTCATTTCAGTCAACTCAATG TTTCCTCTCCTGTGGATAGTCAGGAAGCTGATGCTTTGAAGAGAAGCCCAGAAAAAG GTAAAGAGAAGATTGATATTCAGGCCTATCTGAAGCAATGGCAAGATGAACttcttaaaaaagaagaaaatattaaggATTTGCCTAGAATGAACCAG TTCCAGTTCATCCAGTTCTCAaagactttatacaacctgttccACGGGGACCCTGAAGAGGAGTTGTTATATTGGGCTATAGCGACTGTCACCAGCCTCTTGCTGAAGATGGAAGAAGTTGGGAGAAGACTACAAAGCCCCACTTCACCAGCCAAAAGCCCAGCTTCTGCAGCAGAATCCAGCATGGACAGCCAGAACGCTCCGAAGAAAGACAGTGCATCCCAACAGACTGAGCGCAGGAATGTACAAAGCCCTCGCAGAGACGACCACGAATGGTCTTTTGCCTTTGAGCAGATCCTGGCATCCTTGTTAAATGAACCAGCTTTGGTGAGATTTTTTGAGAAACCTCTAGACATAAAAGCCAAGGTAGAAAATGCTAAAACTTCACAATTAAAAGCGAGAACCAGAGTATAG
- the TBC1D8B gene encoding TBC1 domain family member 8B isoform X1 encodes MWLKPEEVLLKSALKLWVLERSNRYFVLQRRRGYGEDGGGLAGLLMGTLDAVLDSTSKVAPFRILHQTPDSQVYWSIACGASREEITEHWDWLEHNVMKTLSVFDSNEDVTSFVQGKIRGLIAEEGKGSFIKEEDPEKFREAILKFEKCFGLAEQEKLVTYYSCSYWRGRMPCQGWLYLSTNFLSFYSFLLGAEIKLVISWDEISKLEKTSNVILTESIHVCSRGEDHYFSMFLHINETFLLMEQLANYAVRRLFDKETFESDLVLRDPLQITKRGLENRAHSEQFSAFFRLPKEETLQEVHECFLWVPFCHFNTLGKMCISENYICFASQDGSLCSIIIPLREVIAVEKADPANKGVNISTKGKRAFRFTEVKDFEHLVAKLGIRSGTTSSPHHTASTEVATTSDSDNLVDYYEGQLMAGQKGSSKTVSTEALMTVFHPQDADNLDSKMLKEKMKEQSWNILFVECGRGVSMFRTKKTRDLVLRGIPETLRGELWLLFSGAVNDMATNPGYYTELVEKSLGTCTLATDEIERDLRRSLPEHPAFQSDTGISALRRVLTAYAYRNPKIGYCQAMNILTSVLLLYAKEEEAFWLLVAVCERMLPDYFNRRIIGALVDQAVFEELIRDHLSQLTDHMTDMTFFSSVSLSWFLTLFISVLPIESAVSVVDCFFYDGIKAILQLGLAVLDYNMDKLLTCKDDAEAVTVLNRFFDSVTNKDSPLPQAVQQASNLNDTKSYHPKVDITDLIRESNEKYGDIRYEDVESMRCRNRLYVIQTLEVTTKQNVLRVVSQDVKFSPSDLEELYELFKKEHFLSCYWSTNSPVLRHHDPSLPYLDQYRIDCQQFRVLYHLLSPWAHCANRDSLALWTFRLLDENSDCLINFKEFACALDVMYNGSFTDKLKLLFKLHIPPAFTEVESLSPSKGDDLSKEELIHFSQLNVSSPVDSQEADALKRSPEKAGKEKIDIQAYLKQWQDELLKKEENIKDLPRMNQFQFIQFSKTLYNLFHGDPEEELLYWAIATVTSLLLKMEEVGRRLQSPTSPAKSPASAAESSMDSQNAPKKDSASQQTERRNVQSPRRDDHEWSFAFEQILASLLNEPALVRFFEKPLDIKAKVENAKTSQLKARTRV; translated from the exons GAGCCAGCAGAGAAGAAATAACGGAACACTGGGACTGGTTGGAACACAATGTTATGAAGACCTTATCTGTGTTTGATTCAAATGAAGATGTTACTAGCTTTGTACAGGGAAAGATAAGA gGATTGATTGCTGAAGAAGGGAAAGGTTCTTTCATAAAAGAAGAAGATCCTGAGAAGTTTCGTGAAGCTATTCTGAAGTTTGAGAAGTGCTTTGGATTAGCAGAGCAGGAGAAGTTGGTGACCTATTACTCCTGCAGCTACTGGAGGGGGCGAATgccctgtcagggatggcttTATCTTAGTACCAACTTTCTTAGCTTTTACTCATTTTTGCTGGGAGCAGAAA TAAAACTCGTTATCTCCTGGGATGAAATCTCAAAACTTGAAAAGACCTCCAATGTGATCCTGACAGAGAGTATTCATGTGTGCTCCCGTGGGGAGGATCACTACTTTTCCATGTTTTTGCACATTAATGAAACGTTCCTTCTTATGGAGCAGCTGGCAAACTACGCTGTAAGGAGACTTTTTGACAAGGAGACATTTGAAAGTGACCTAGTCCTCCGTGATCCTCTGCAAATCACCAAGAG AGGCCTGGAGAACCGAGCCCACAGTGAGCAGTTTAGTGCATTCTTCAGGCTACCCAAAGAAGAGACCCTGCAGGAAGTGCATGAATGCTTCTTATGGGTACCTTTCTGCCACTTCAACACGCTGGGAAAAATGTGCATTTCAGAGAACTACATCTGCTTTGCTAGCCAGGATGGCAGTCTCTGCAGCATAATCATTCCCCTAAGAGAG GTCATAGCAGTAGAGAAGGCTGATCCAGCTAACAAAGGAGTCAATATTAGTACCAAAGGAAAAAGAGCTTTTCGTTTCACTGAGGTTAAGGATTTTGAACACCTGGTAGCAAAGCTCGGGATCagaagtggaacaacttcaagtCCACATCACACTGCAAGTACGGAG GTTGCCACTACTTCTGACTCTGACAATCTGGTGGATTATTATGAAGGACAGTTAATGGCAGGTCAGAAAGGCAGCAGCAAGACTGTTAGCACAGAAGCTCTAATGACCGTATTCCACCCTCAGGATGCTGATAATCTTGACTCTAAAATG ttgaaagaaaaaatgaaagagCAGTCCTGGAACATCCTCTTTGTAGAATGTGGACGTGGCGTGAGCATGTTTCGGACAAAGAAGACTCGAGATCTAGTTTTAAGAGGGATCCCAGAGACCTTACGAGGAGAGCTCTGGCTGCTCTTCTCAG GTGCTGTTAATGACATGGCTACAAACCCCGGCTATTAcactgaactggtggaaaagTCCCTAGGAACATGCACTTTGGCTACTGATGAAATTGAACGAGATTTGCGTCGCTCCCTACCTGAGCATCCAGCCTTTCAGAGCGACACTGGTATTTCCGCACTCAGGAGAGTTCTTACAGCCTATGCGTACAGGAATCCCAAGATTGGATACTGTCAG GCAATGAATATTTTGACATCGGTGCTGCTACTTTACGCTAAAGAAGAAGAAGCTTTCTGGCTATTGGTTGCTGTGTGTGAAAGAATGTTACCTGATTATTTCAATCGTCGAATCATTG GGGCCTTGGTGGATCAGGCAGTGTTTGAGGAACTCATCAGGGATCACCTGTCTCAGCTGACGGACCACATGACAGACATGACGTTCTTCTCGTCCGTCTCTCTCTCCTGGTTTCTTACCCTCTTTATCAGCGTGCTGCCCATTGAAAGTGCAGTCAGTGTGGTAGACTGTTTCTTCTACGATGGGATAAAGGCAATCTTGCAGCTGGGTCTGGCGGTACTGGACTACAACATGGACAAGCTGCTGACCTGTAAGGATGATGCAGAGGCAGTGACTGTTCTAAACAG ATTTTTCGACAGCGTCACCAACAAGGACAGTCCGTTGCCTCAAGCTGTGCAGCAGGCTTCAAACTTGAACGATACGAAGAGTTACCACCCCAAAGTCGACATAACCGACCTGATCAGAGAGTCAAACGAA AAATATGGTGATATTCGATACGAGGATGTCGAGAGCATGCGCTGCAGGAACAGGCTGTATGTGATCCAGACCCTAGAAGTTACTACAAAACAGAATGTG ctGCGTGTTGTGTCCCAGGATGTAAAATTCAGTCCTAGTGACCTGGAAGAGCTTTATGAATTATTCAAG AAGGAGCATTTTCTGTCCTGTTACTGGAGTACAAATAGCCCTGTCCTGAGACACCATGACCCCAGTCTGCCATATCTGGACCAGTATCGGATCGACTGCCAGCAGTTCAGGGTCCTCTATCACCTCTTGAGTCCATGGGCACATTGTGCAAACAGGGACTCTCTTGCACTGTGGACGTTCAGATTGCTGGACGAAAACTCCGATTGCCTTATAAACTTCAAAGAATTTGCCTGTGCACTTG ATGTCATGTATAATGGAAGTTTCACTGACAAACTGAAGCTGCTTTTTAAGCTGCACATCCCTCCAG CTTTTACTGAAGTGGAATCTCTAAGCCCTTCCAAAGGTGATGATCTTTCAAAAGAAGAGCTGATTCATTTCAGTCAACTCAATG TTTCCTCTCCTGTGGATAGTCAGGAAGCTGATGCTTTGAAGAGAAGCCCAGAAAAAG CAGGTAAAGAGAAGATTGATATTCAGGCCTATCTGAAGCAATGGCAAGATGAACttcttaaaaaagaagaaaatattaaggATTTGCCTAGAATGAACCAG TTCCAGTTCATCCAGTTCTCAaagactttatacaacctgttccACGGGGACCCTGAAGAGGAGTTGTTATATTGGGCTATAGCGACTGTCACCAGCCTCTTGCTGAAGATGGAAGAAGTTGGGAGAAGACTACAAAGCCCCACTTCACCAGCCAAAAGCCCAGCTTCTGCAGCAGAATCCAGCATGGACAGCCAGAACGCTCCGAAGAAAGACAGTGCATCCCAACAGACTGAGCGCAGGAATGTACAAAGCCCTCGCAGAGACGACCACGAATGGTCTTTTGCCTTTGAGCAGATCCTGGCATCCTTGTTAAATGAACCAGCTTTGGTGAGATTTTTTGAGAAACCTCTAGACATAAAAGCCAAGGTAGAAAATGCTAAAACTTCACAATTAAAAGCGAGAACCAGAGTATAG